The following coding sequences lie in one Tichowtungia aerotolerans genomic window:
- a CDS encoding PEP-CTERM sorting domain-containing protein, with protein sequence MKLKWIIASIVLTGALCARADVILWDLNYDENAIYMATVDDFVALGVAGNLSGAAVSQVVASSTNSMSDGTITLSYSAGLAQSVSGPDGIVTNVDNGVLCDYLYLAAGGNEGPVTMQIAGLSSSLLSDTQYYLYLIGAGDNTNQGTSFTFDSATLDTVSGTGTPSDAVATFTFTTGSTVNDTLEFTWDRIGSNDYSGFNGFAIVAVPEPATIGLVGISGVLLFWGHRRSSAKKATA encoded by the coding sequence ATGAAACTCAAATGGATAATTGCCAGCATTGTGCTGACGGGAGCCTTGTGCGCTAGAGCGGATGTCATTCTGTGGGATCTTAACTACGATGAAAACGCGATTTATATGGCAACCGTGGATGATTTTGTGGCTCTGGGGGTGGCTGGAAATTTGTCGGGGGCTGCGGTTTCACAGGTGGTAGCTTCTTCGACCAATTCCATGTCAGATGGAACCATTACGTTGTCTTATTCAGCTGGGCTTGCGCAGAGTGTGTCTGGGCCGGACGGGATTGTTACAAACGTGGACAATGGGGTGCTGTGCGATTACCTTTATCTTGCGGCAGGTGGCAATGAGGGGCCGGTGACGATGCAGATCGCGGGTTTGAGTTCTTCTCTTTTGTCAGATACGCAATACTATCTGTATCTGATCGGAGCCGGGGACAATACGAATCAGGGGACAAGTTTCACTTTTGACAGTGCTACACTGGATACCGTCAGTGGAACAGGGACTCCCTCTGATGCGGTTGCCACGTTTACCTTTACGACAGGCTCAACGGTTAACGATACACTTGAGTTTACATGGGATCGAATCGGCTCCAATGATTATAGCGGATTCAACGGATTTGCAATTGTTGCGGTTCCGGAACCGGCTACCATTGGCTTGGTCGGGATTTCCGGAGTTCTCCTGTTCTGGGGACACCGCCGTTCTTCTGCAAAGAAAGCAACGGCATAA
- the mfd gene encoding transcription-repair coupling factor: MKLELSSILKALKSSTCKLPPLPPSAQAFLGGGLEQPQLWVVDHFQTLEKLADCFRTLCPEKTLLLLPPNDSSDMELQGERLKALNQLQCGKDTASTFVLLTTFQTLEEKLPTLGKPLALKPGDSINPDELFQTLETQGYALDVEVYEKGTAARRGGIVDLWPPTAEHPVRIEFFGDEIDSLRTFDMLTQRSVEKIKTLEIFPLNAEGETTLDKLLPENTLHVYSNVDAMPPSQSIQIGCVTTDTVDIDLAAYETNLKPVSDKHPADAAEQQRKLFFQTLEEMISKDWNIEIYMETEGSRDRIKEVYGTSGNLHTGLLHGSFVCKQAKHLVLTEADIYGYAAKTAHARKKGKATSAQQGERVAEWNDIQPGELVVHADHGIGRYMGVMEIEMAGRKQEMLLIEYAEGARIYLPTGQTHLLTRYTGMGNAAPALHSLKGKRWQNDRASAEAAIEDLAARLLETQATRALQKGRPCGPDTHLQSEFENSFPYMETPDQLAAIQAVKGDLESALPADRLICGDAGYGKTEVAMRAAFKMVMEGRQVAVLVPTTILAQQHFDTFTERMAAFPVSIGMLSRFRTKAEQNETIHRLREGSVNIVIGTHRLVSKDVRFSNLGLVVIDEEQRFGVRAKEHLKQLRKEVDVLTLSATPIPRTLYMGLTGARDMSTISTPPQERQPVETFVLEEHDEIITEAIRHELARDGQVFYLHNRVQTIDKMAERVQELVPEARIEYAHGQMSEKQLSDIMHRFVRGLFDVLICTTIVENGVDIPNCNTILVDRADRFGLADLYQLRGRVGRARRKAFAFLLIPAHGVLTSDARQRIEALKKYTGHGTGFRIAMRDLEIRGAGNLLGAQQSGHIAAIGFDLYCQLLKRSIARLQGKKVPPIIEASVDLDFIERSPASGEQTAAAFIPYSYVDDENLRVKLYGRISSLAKESEVRELKREFSDRFGRLPPAMQNLFEIARMRIAAAQAGIKTIRVNDDRIMLIRNGEPIMVNGHYPRLNPNSTSARLKEVLALLKSFTS; this comes from the coding sequence GTGAAACTTGAGCTGTCATCCATTCTGAAAGCACTGAAAAGCAGCACCTGTAAACTGCCGCCGCTGCCTCCGTCCGCACAGGCGTTTCTGGGCGGCGGGCTGGAACAGCCCCAACTCTGGGTGGTCGATCATTTCCAAACATTGGAAAAACTGGCCGACTGTTTCCGGACATTATGTCCGGAAAAAACACTGCTCCTTCTCCCGCCCAATGACTCCTCCGACATGGAACTTCAGGGGGAACGACTCAAAGCGCTCAATCAGCTTCAATGCGGTAAAGACACCGCGTCTACGTTTGTGTTGCTAACGACATTCCAAACATTGGAAGAAAAGCTTCCAACCCTCGGAAAACCGCTGGCCTTGAAGCCCGGCGACAGCATCAATCCCGACGAGCTTTTCCAAACCCTGGAAACTCAGGGTTACGCGCTGGACGTCGAAGTGTATGAAAAAGGGACCGCCGCGCGCCGCGGCGGCATTGTCGACCTCTGGCCGCCCACCGCAGAACATCCCGTCCGCATTGAGTTTTTCGGCGATGAGATCGACAGCTTGCGCACCTTCGACATGCTGACCCAGCGCTCCGTTGAAAAAATCAAAACGCTCGAAATCTTTCCGCTGAATGCAGAAGGTGAAACCACACTCGACAAACTGCTGCCGGAAAACACCCTGCATGTTTACTCGAATGTGGACGCGATGCCCCCATCACAGTCGATCCAGATCGGTTGCGTTACCACCGATACGGTCGATATCGATCTGGCCGCTTACGAAACCAACCTCAAACCGGTCAGCGATAAGCATCCGGCCGATGCTGCAGAACAGCAGCGGAAGCTGTTTTTCCAAACTCTGGAAGAAATGATTTCCAAAGATTGGAACATCGAGATCTACATGGAAACAGAAGGCTCCCGCGACCGCATCAAAGAGGTCTATGGAACCAGCGGAAACCTTCATACGGGCCTTCTCCACGGAAGTTTTGTCTGCAAACAGGCCAAACACCTCGTACTCACCGAAGCCGATATCTACGGCTACGCAGCCAAAACCGCCCATGCGCGCAAAAAAGGAAAAGCGACGTCTGCACAGCAGGGCGAACGCGTTGCGGAATGGAACGACATTCAACCCGGTGAGCTGGTCGTGCACGCCGACCACGGCATCGGCAGATACATGGGCGTCATGGAAATCGAGATGGCCGGCCGGAAGCAGGAAATGCTGCTGATCGAGTATGCGGAAGGCGCACGCATTTATCTGCCGACCGGACAAACCCATCTGCTTACGCGCTACACCGGCATGGGCAACGCCGCGCCGGCGCTTCATTCACTGAAAGGAAAACGCTGGCAGAATGACCGCGCTTCAGCAGAGGCCGCCATCGAAGACCTTGCAGCCCGCCTCCTCGAAACACAGGCAACGCGCGCACTGCAGAAGGGCCGCCCCTGCGGGCCGGACACTCATCTTCAGAGTGAGTTCGAAAATTCCTTCCCGTACATGGAAACACCGGATCAGCTGGCGGCCATTCAAGCGGTCAAAGGGGATCTGGAATCTGCCCTCCCCGCAGACCGGCTGATCTGCGGCGATGCGGGGTATGGGAAAACCGAGGTCGCCATGCGGGCGGCTTTCAAAATGGTGATGGAAGGCCGCCAGGTCGCGGTACTGGTTCCCACCACGATTCTGGCCCAGCAGCACTTTGACACCTTCACAGAACGCATGGCGGCCTTCCCCGTCAGCATCGGGATGCTCAGTCGTTTTCGCACCAAAGCCGAGCAGAACGAAACCATCCATAGGCTGCGCGAAGGATCCGTGAATATTGTAATCGGCACGCATCGGCTGGTTTCCAAAGACGTACGATTCAGCAATCTGGGACTGGTGGTGATTGACGAGGAACAACGCTTCGGCGTGCGCGCCAAAGAGCATCTCAAACAGCTTCGCAAAGAAGTGGACGTACTGACGCTCAGCGCCACACCGATTCCGCGCACGCTTTACATGGGGCTGACCGGCGCGCGCGACATGAGCACCATCTCCACCCCGCCGCAGGAACGCCAGCCGGTCGAGACGTTCGTACTCGAAGAACACGACGAAATCATTACAGAAGCCATCCGCCATGAGCTGGCCCGCGACGGACAGGTGTTTTATCTGCACAATCGCGTGCAGACGATTGATAAAATGGCAGAACGGGTTCAGGAACTGGTTCCGGAAGCGCGAATTGAGTATGCCCATGGGCAGATGAGTGAAAAGCAGCTTTCGGATATCATGCACCGCTTTGTGCGGGGCCTGTTCGATGTGCTCATCTGCACCACTATTGTAGAAAACGGCGTCGATATTCCGAACTGCAATACAATTCTGGTAGATCGAGCCGACCGATTCGGACTGGCAGATCTTTATCAGCTGCGCGGGCGCGTCGGGCGCGCCCGGCGAAAAGCCTTCGCTTTTCTGCTGATTCCAGCGCACGGCGTATTGACCAGTGATGCACGACAGCGAATTGAAGCACTTAAAAAATATACCGGACACGGAACCGGATTTCGCATTGCCATGCGCGATCTGGAGATCCGCGGCGCAGGGAATCTGCTTGGAGCCCAGCAAAGCGGACACATCGCGGCCATTGGGTTTGATCTTTACTGCCAACTGCTCAAACGCAGCATTGCACGCCTGCAGGGTAAAAAAGTTCCTCCGATCATCGAGGCCTCTGTTGATCTCGATTTTATCGAACGTTCCCCGGCCTCCGGAGAGCAAACTGCTGCGGCCTTCATCCCATACAGCTATGTGGACGATGAAAATCTGCGCGTTAAGCTGTACGGGAGAATCTCTTCGCTCGCCAAAGAGAGCGAAGTTCGGGAATTAAAAAGAGAATTTTCCGATCGGTTCGGACGCCTGCCCCCGGCAATGCAGAATCTGTTCGAAATTGCCCGCATGAGGATTGCCGCGGCTCAGGCGGGAATTAAAACAATCCGAGTTAATGATGATCGAATCATGCTGATCCGCAATGGAGAACCGATCATGGTGAATGGACATTATCCACGCCTGAACCCAAACAGCACCTCGGCCCGCCTGAAGGAAGTACTGGCTCTTCTCAAAAGCTTCACATCATAA
- the murD gene encoding UDP-N-acetylmuramoyl-L-alanine--D-glutamate ligase, producing the protein MHRYGTALVLGRGRSGRAAEALLRSEGTVVYTVCEDLTPDYRYENLHFDPDVAIVSPGFSLEHPWVKDLVEHGVPLRSELELGWSRRHCPAIAVTGSNGKSSVVKWLADALTESGYAAVPCGNYGLPVCAAVMLPDVPDWLVMEVSSFQLETVHEFYPDIGVFLNILPNHLDRHRDLKTYCDVKLRLFAQMREAGTAVIPLDLFQTLEESCAAAHVCKTFGLQEGADYRFEAGRVGEFDLRGTYFDNEVLGAAAAAVAAVWDSCGLPREALEEATRRFEPLSHRMQLVAEIDGVRYVDDSKATNMAAMCAALRMTRGRVHLIAGGRPKESDWSFAKDLLAQRVSRLYLIGEACDAMQAAWEDVTDCAACETLERAVAAARESAEPGDTVLLSPACTSFDQFSSFAERGEVFVREVTRLTDCVARRRKD; encoded by the coding sequence ATGCACAGATATGGTACAGCACTGGTTTTGGGGCGAGGTCGCAGCGGACGGGCCGCGGAGGCTCTGCTCCGCAGTGAGGGAACGGTTGTTTATACGGTTTGTGAGGATTTAACGCCGGATTACCGCTATGAGAACCTGCATTTTGATCCGGATGTGGCGATCGTCAGCCCGGGATTTTCGCTGGAACATCCGTGGGTGAAGGATCTGGTCGAGCACGGTGTGCCGCTGCGCTCTGAGTTAGAGTTGGGATGGTCTCGTCGTCATTGTCCGGCCATTGCGGTGACCGGATCGAACGGAAAGAGTTCGGTGGTTAAGTGGCTGGCGGATGCTCTGACTGAATCCGGATATGCGGCGGTGCCGTGCGGCAACTACGGACTGCCGGTATGCGCGGCGGTGATGCTGCCGGATGTGCCGGACTGGCTGGTGATGGAAGTCAGTTCGTTTCAACTGGAAACGGTTCACGAGTTTTATCCGGATATCGGTGTTTTTCTGAACATTCTGCCGAATCATCTGGATCGTCACCGCGATCTGAAAACCTATTGCGATGTCAAACTTCGTCTGTTTGCTCAGATGCGCGAAGCCGGAACGGCGGTGATCCCGCTTGATCTTTTCCAAACACTGGAAGAAAGCTGTGCTGCGGCGCATGTCTGCAAAACGTTTGGACTGCAGGAAGGTGCGGACTACCGGTTTGAGGCCGGTCGGGTTGGTGAGTTTGATTTGCGGGGCACCTATTTTGATAATGAAGTTCTCGGTGCTGCCGCCGCGGCGGTTGCGGCGGTTTGGGATTCCTGCGGGTTGCCTCGGGAAGCGCTGGAGGAGGCGACTCGCCGTTTTGAACCTTTATCGCATCGTATGCAGCTGGTTGCCGAGATTGACGGAGTGCGCTATGTGGACGATTCCAAGGCAACCAATATGGCAGCAATGTGCGCGGCCCTGCGAATGACTCGCGGACGGGTGCATTTGATTGCGGGAGGCCGCCCGAAAGAAAGCGACTGGAGTTTTGCGAAAGATTTACTGGCACAGCGGGTTTCGCGCCTATATCTTATCGGAGAAGCGTGCGATGCGATGCAGGCGGCATGGGAAGATGTTACAGACTGTGCGGCCTGCGAAACGCTGGAACGAGCTGTTGCTGCTGCGAGGGAATCCGCTGAACCGGGGGATACGGTTTTGCTGTCCCCTGCATGTACCAGTTTTGACCAGTTCAGCAGCTTCGCTGAGCGGGGAGAAGTGTTTGTTCGCGAAGTGACCCGTTTGACGGATTGTGTTGCGCGCAGGCGTAAGGATTAA